The following proteins are encoded in a genomic region of Arcobacter cloacae:
- a CDS encoding phytanoyl-CoA dioxygenase family protein translates to MKDLYPSRTKEEKIIKRADKVVYSKEKVGNYSLNDKELELYEKDGFIIIPNVFSQKEIKKFAQELKILEANEKLRKNEEFISEPNSNKIRTIFNQHLFSEIYKKLSKDSRILDKVKQILGSDVYIHHGRINVKRAYQGKSFPWHSDFETWHSEDGMPNCRCLSAWLMLSDNTEFNGPLYLIKESHKKFVSCQGVTPKDNYKKSLKKQEYGVPSINAIKELSKGDKLVSAIGKAGTLVLHDGNILHGSSDNISPNDRTNIFFVYNSVKNIPVKPFASKKPRAAFLSLKNFKPIKASKEIA, encoded by the coding sequence GTGAAAGATTTATACCCATCAAGAACAAAAGAAGAAAAAATAATAAAAAGAGCTGATAAAGTAGTTTACTCAAAAGAAAAAGTTGGTAATTATTCATTAAATGATAAAGAACTAGAATTATACGAAAAAGATGGATTTATCATAATTCCAAATGTTTTTTCACAAAAAGAGATAAAAAAATTTGCACAAGAATTAAAAATTTTAGAAGCAAATGAAAAACTAAGAAAAAATGAAGAGTTCATAAGTGAACCAAATAGCAATAAAATTAGAACCATATTTAATCAACATCTTTTTAGTGAAATTTATAAAAAATTATCAAAAGATTCTCGAATTTTAGATAAAGTAAAACAAATTTTAGGAAGTGATGTTTATATTCATCATGGAAGAATAAATGTAAAAAGAGCATATCAAGGAAAATCTTTTCCATGGCATAGTGACTTTGAAACATGGCATAGTGAAGATGGAATGCCAAACTGTAGATGTTTATCAGCTTGGTTGATGCTAAGTGATAATACAGAGTTTAATGGTCCTTTGTATCTAATCAAAGAGAGTCATAAAAAGTTTGTATCTTGCCAAGGTGTTACACCAAAAGATAACTATAAAAAATCATTAAAAAAACAAGAGTATGGCGTTCCAAGTATTAATGCTATAAAAGAGCTTTCAAAAGGTGATAAATTAGTTTCTGCTATTGGAAAAGCTGGAACTTTAGTATTACATGATGGAAATATTTTACATGGAAGTAGTGATAATATTTCTCCAAATGATAGAACAAATATCTTTTTTGTTTATAACAGTGTAAAAAATATACCTGTTAAACCTTTTGCTTCAAAGAAACCAAGAGCTGCTTTTTTATCTCTCAAAAACTTCAAACCAATAAAGGCAAGTAAGGAAATAGCTTGA
- a CDS encoding MerR family transcriptional regulator: protein MALLNNDKDVLPLSSISELLSAKIRTLKMYEEKGLLPQKNHKIKKLYSINDVKIIAFVHYLANIKKINANGIKYILEIINENMDEQNRNAFLEIIETKLENISENEIQDLDTF from the coding sequence ATGGCTTTACTTAACAATGATAAAGATGTACTTCCTCTTAGTAGTATTTCTGAACTTTTAAGTGCAAAAATTAGAACTTTAAAAATGTATGAAGAAAAAGGTTTATTACCTCAAAAAAATCATAAAATCAAAAAACTTTACTCTATAAATGATGTTAAAATAATTGCATTTGTACACTATCTTGCAAATATAAAAAAAATCAATGCTAATGGTATTAAATATATACTAGAAATCATAAATGAAAACATGGATGAACAAAACAGAAATGCTTTTTTAGAAATAATTGAAACAAAACTTGAAAATATTTCTGAAAATGAAATTCAAGATTTAGATACTTTTTAA
- a CDS encoding peptidoglycan DD-metalloendopeptidase family protein — MKKIILSIIIFINFLYSAQVEELLWPRGESFLTFLDKHKIPQKLYFDLEKEDKELCSEITADKRFYLYTEDDGSLNQVLIPVSDDIQLHVYKDSNNEYKFQTLPINYTEKTELIAIQITESVSHDILKATGDVTLAAILKSLFQDNSVNFRKMQKGDFIALEYTQKSYLGRPHGLPDLKSAMVQISGKPFYRFKNQKDDKYYDEKGIGFTKTYFFQIPLSYTRISSVFTNKRWHPVLKRYRAHLGTDFAAPTGRNIYAAGDGRIEFVGDKGGYGKTIIINHQNGYKTLYAHQNAFAKGIRQGKNIKKGEHIGYVGNTGLSSGPHLHLGLYRNGTAIDPMTVINKPKLEGLDPKDKKAFLANTQNIINKFENEIKNENRTLPLKFDRTADRSEINIL, encoded by the coding sequence ATGAAAAAAATTATTTTATCCATTATTATTTTTATAAATTTTTTATATTCTGCACAAGTTGAAGAACTTCTTTGGCCAAGAGGTGAGAGTTTTTTAACATTTTTAGATAAACACAAAATACCACAAAAATTATATTTTGATTTAGAAAAAGAGGATAAAGAGCTTTGTTCTGAAATTACAGCGGACAAAAGGTTTTATCTTTACACAGAGGATGATGGTAGTTTAAATCAAGTTTTGATTCCAGTATCTGATGATATTCAATTACATGTTTATAAAGATAGTAATAATGAATATAAATTTCAAACTCTTCCTATTAACTACACAGAAAAAACAGAGTTAATAGCTATTCAAATTACAGAATCTGTATCACATGATATTTTAAAGGCAACAGGTGATGTAACATTAGCAGCTATTTTAAAATCACTTTTTCAAGACAATAGTGTAAACTTTAGAAAAATGCAAAAAGGTGATTTTATAGCTTTAGAATATACGCAAAAATCATATCTTGGAAGACCTCATGGTCTTCCTGATTTAAAATCAGCTATGGTTCAAATTTCAGGAAAACCTTTTTATAGATTTAAAAATCAAAAAGATGATAAATATTATGATGAAAAAGGTATTGGCTTTACAAAGACTTACTTTTTTCAAATTCCCCTTTCATATACAAGAATTTCAAGCGTATTTACAAATAAAAGATGGCATCCTGTATTAAAAAGGTATAGAGCACATCTAGGAACAGATTTTGCAGCACCTACAGGAAGAAATATATACGCTGCAGGTGATGGGAGAATTGAATTTGTAGGAGACAAAGGTGGTTATGGTAAAACTATTATAATAAACCATCAAAATGGTTATAAAACTCTTTACGCACATCAAAATGCTTTTGCAAAAGGTATAAGACAAGGGAAAAATATAAAAAAAGGTGAACATATAGGATATGTTGGAAATACTGGTCTTAGTTCAGGTCCACACTTACATTTAGGACTTTATAGAAATGGTACTGCTATTGACCCTATGACTGTAATAAATAAACCAAAACTAGAAGGTTTAGATCCAAAAGACAAAAAAGCTTTTTTAGCAAATACTCAAAACATTATAAATAAATTTGAAAATGAAATAAAAAATGAAAATAGAACTCTTCCACTTAAATTTGATAGAACAGCTGATAGAAGTGAAATAAACATATTATAA
- the ectA gene encoding diaminobutyrate acetyltransferase, giving the protein MSEILFSKPLKNNAKDIYNLIKRGGVLDLNSEYLYLLQCTHFSETCSVATFNDEIIGFVSGYLLPNKNDTLFIWQVAVDERFRGQNIAFKTIMNIFNSNENIKYILSTVSPSNKSSQRVFEKLANHFNTKIENETTFSLEDFLNSHEIEVQYLIGPINNK; this is encoded by the coding sequence ATGAGTGAAATTTTATTTTCAAAACCATTAAAAAATAATGCTAAAGATATTTATAATTTAATAAAAAGAGGTGGAGTTTTAGATTTAAATTCTGAATATCTTTATTTATTACAATGTACACATTTTAGTGAAACTTGTAGTGTAGCAACTTTTAATGATGAAATAATAGGTTTTGTTTCAGGATATTTACTTCCAAATAAAAATGACACACTTTTTATATGGCAAGTAGCTGTTGATGAAAGATTTAGAGGTCAAAATATAGCTTTTAAAACTATTATGAATATATTTAATTCAAATGAAAATATTAAATATATTTTATCAACTGTCTCTCCTAGCAATAAATCATCTCAAAGAGTTTTTGAGAAATTAGCAAATCATTTTAATACAAAAATAGAAAATGAAACTACTTTTTCTTTAGAAGACTTTTTAAATTCCCACGAAATTGAAGTCCAATATTTAATTGGACCAATAAACAACAAATAA
- a CDS encoding L,D-transpeptidase family protein, translated as MFKIISLLIIAINLFAVDLVNIYRQQGISGVEKELEKSLKDINYWKSYLENKNVDLGYYETKKYVLLTQKEQLEISLYEKVEDDYKLILRNNIIVGEASGDKILEGDKKTPEGAYELIEKKLQLDQFYGPLALVTNYPNTFDKSLNKNGSGIWIHGMPFNGDREKFTRGCIALDNNELVNLENSIDYTKTILLTSQDEFKKATKDEIALILSFIYKWKDAWKYSDINEYLSFYSKDFKRADRSDFNLFKEQKTRIFAKNETKTINLWNIDIAPYPNSLNKRMFKILMDEEYLSPTVKFYGKKELFLEIINNQVQILTED; from the coding sequence TTGTTTAAAATTATAAGCCTATTAATAATCGCTATCAATTTGTTCGCAGTTGATTTAGTAAATATATATAGACAACAGGGTATTAGTGGTGTTGAAAAAGAGTTGGAAAAAAGTTTAAAAGACATAAATTATTGGAAAAGTTACTTAGAAAATAAAAATGTTGACTTAGGTTATTATGAAACAAAAAAGTATGTTTTATTGACACAAAAAGAACAATTAGAAATCTCGTTATATGAAAAAGTTGAAGATGATTATAAGTTAATTTTAAGAAATAATATCATTGTTGGAGAAGCCTCTGGAGATAAGATTCTTGAAGGAGATAAAAAAACTCCAGAAGGTGCTTATGAATTGATAGAAAAAAAACTTCAATTAGATCAATTTTATGGTCCCTTAGCTTTAGTTACAAATTATCCAAATACTTTTGATAAAAGTTTAAATAAAAATGGTTCAGGAATTTGGATTCATGGAATGCCTTTTAATGGAGATAGAGAAAAATTTACAAGAGGTTGCATAGCTTTAGATAACAATGAATTAGTTAATTTAGAAAATAGTATTGATTATACTAAAACAATATTACTAACAAGTCAAGATGAGTTTAAAAAAGCTACAAAGGATGAAATTGCTTTAATTTTATCTTTTATTTATAAATGGAAAGATGCTTGGAAATATTCAGATATAAATGAATATCTCTCTTTTTATTCAAAAGATTTCAAAAGAGCAGATAGATCTGATTTTAATTTGTTTAAAGAACAAAAAACAAGAATTTTTGCAAAAAATGAAACTAAAACTATAAATCTTTGGAATATTGATATTGCACCATATCCTAACTCTTTAAATAAGAGAATGTTTAAAATATTAATGGATGAAGAGTATTTAAGTCCAACAGTTAAGTTTTATGGAAAAAAAGAGTTGTTTTTAGAAATAATAAATAATCAAGTACAAATTCTAACTGAAGATTAA
- a CDS encoding ectoine synthase codes for MIVRDIKKDVIGTSKEVFAKDNQWVSRRMLLKDDAMGFSFHETIIKAHTKTHIHYQNHLEAVYCVAGDGKIEDLKTGKIHDIYDGVMYALNNHDEHYLYGGNVDMRLICVFNPPIKGTENHDENGVYPLED; via the coding sequence ATGATAGTTAGAGATATAAAAAAAGATGTAATTGGAACTTCAAAAGAGGTATTTGCAAAAGATAATCAATGGGTTAGTAGAAGAATGCTTTTAAAAGATGACGCAATGGGATTCTCTTTTCATGAAACAATCATAAAAGCCCACACAAAAACCCATATACACTATCAAAATCATCTTGAAGCTGTTTATTGTGTAGCAGGTGATGGAAAAATTGAAGATTTAAAAACAGGAAAAATTCACGATATTTATGATGGAGTTATGTATGCTTTAAATAATCATGATGAACACTATTTATATGGTGGAAATGTTGATATGAGATTGATTTGTGTTTTTAATCCACCAATTAAGGGAACTGAAAACCACGATGAAAATGGCGTTTATCCATTAGAAGATTAA
- the ectB gene encoding diaminobutyrate--2-oxoglutarate transaminase, which yields MRIFENLESEVRGYIRSFPTIFKKAKGAILTDEQGVEYIDFFAGAGTLNYGHNNEHISKALIEYLQEDGIVHGLDMATSAKKEFLQTFESLILKPRNLEYKLQFTGPTGTNAVETALKLARLVKGRSNVVAFTNGYHGLSQGSLAVTGNNEYRDESYISRTNATFMPFDGYFGDMNTLTYFRKFLEDGSSGVDLPAAVILETIQGEGGINVASKEWLQELEAICREFDILLIIDDIQVGNGRSGEFFSFEFAGINPDMVTLSKSIGGGLPMALLLFKPHLDQWKPGEHTGTFRGNNLAFVASKVSLDHYWQNDNISKAVFYKEKILREALEKIATKYKDDYEIEIRGRGLAYGFEIKNDKSMASDISAYAFQEQLIIETCGSESQVVKFLPPLLIDEELLIEGLKRFENAVDRLIIERKNNLKGEF from the coding sequence ATGAGAATATTTGAAAATTTAGAATCCGAAGTAAGAGGATATATAAGAAGCTTTCCAACAATATTTAAAAAAGCGAAAGGTGCAATTTTAACAGATGAGCAAGGAGTTGAATATATCGACTTTTTTGCAGGAGCTGGAACTTTAAATTATGGACACAATAATGAACATATAAGTAAAGCCTTGATTGAATATCTACAAGAAGACGGAATAGTTCATGGTTTAGATATGGCAACATCTGCAAAAAAAGAGTTTTTACAAACTTTTGAAAGTTTAATTTTGAAACCAAGAAATCTTGAATATAAACTTCAATTTACAGGACCCACAGGAACAAATGCCGTTGAAACTGCCTTGAAATTAGCAAGACTTGTAAAAGGAAGAAGTAATGTTGTTGCTTTTACAAATGGTTATCACGGTCTTTCTCAAGGCTCACTAGCAGTTACAGGAAATAACGAATATAGAGATGAAAGTTATATAAGTAGAACAAATGCTACTTTTATGCCATTTGATGGCTATTTTGGAGATATGAATACTTTAACTTATTTTAGAAAGTTTTTGGAAGATGGAAGTAGTGGTGTTGATTTACCAGCTGCTGTTATACTTGAAACTATTCAAGGTGAAGGTGGAATAAATGTAGCTTCAAAAGAGTGGTTACAAGAACTTGAAGCCATTTGTAGAGAGTTTGATATTTTATTAATTATTGATGATATTCAAGTTGGAAATGGAAGAAGTGGAGAGTTTTTCTCTTTTGAATTTGCAGGGATAAATCCTGATATGGTAACCTTATCAAAATCAATAGGTGGTGGTTTACCAATGGCGTTATTATTATTCAAGCCACATTTAGACCAATGGAAACCAGGAGAACATACAGGAACTTTTAGAGGAAATAATCTGGCATTCGTTGCTTCAAAAGTTTCACTAGATCATTATTGGCAAAATGACAATATCTCAAAAGCTGTTTTTTATAAAGAAAAAATTTTAAGAGAAGCTTTAGAAAAAATTGCAACTAAATATAAAGATGATTATGAAATTGAAATAAGAGGAAGAGGATTAGCTTATGGTTTTGAAATAAAAAATGATAAATCAATGGCAAGTGATATTTCAGCTTATGCATTTCAAGAACAACTAATAATCGAAACTTGTGGTAGTGAAAGCCAAGTTGTAAAATTTTTACCTCCATTGTTAATAGATGAAGAGTTACTTATTGAAGGACTTAAAAGATTTGAAAATGCTGTTGATAGATTAATTATTGAAAGAAAGAATAACTTAAAAGGGGAGTTTTAA